In a single window of the Nicotiana tomentosiformis chromosome 8, ASM39032v3, whole genome shotgun sequence genome:
- the LOC138898137 gene encoding uncharacterized protein yields the protein MAPFEALYGRRRCSPIGWLEPGESKLYGTDLVKDALEKVKLIQERLHTAQFRQKSYADQKARDLSFMVGKKVLLKVLLMKRIMRFRKKGKLRPRFIGPTEVLKRVGEVAYKLALTPSLSGVHPVFHVCMLRKYHDDLSYVLDFNTVQLDNSLGYEEEPVAIVDKQVRQLRSKTISTVKVEWRG from the coding sequence atggctccatttgaggctttatatggtcggcgacgttgttcgcccatcggatggttagAGCCCGGTGaatctaagttatatggtactgatttggtgaaagatgccttggaaaaggtaaagttgattcaggagcgacttcatacagcacagttcagacaaaagagttacgcggatcagaaagcgcgtgatttatcatttatggtgggtaaAAAAGTTCTTTTGAAAGTTTTGCTGATGAAGAGAATCATGAGATTTAGGAAAAAGGGAAAATTGagaccaaggtttataggtccaactgaggtgttgaaacgagttggggaggttgcttataagcttgcattgactcctagtctatcaggagttcatccggttttccatgtatgtatgctccggaagtatcatgacgACCTATCATATGTGCtagacttcaacacagttcaactagataatagtttgggctatgaagaagaaccagttgccattgttgataaacaggttcgccagttgaggtccaagacgatttctacagtaaaagtcgAGTGGAGGGGCTAa